The following proteins are co-located in the Silene latifolia isolate original U9 population chromosome 1, ASM4854445v1, whole genome shotgun sequence genome:
- the LOC141649000 gene encoding uncharacterized protein LOC141649000 gives MSNDIHMDEKWFYITQDQAKFFLLMEEMHPYRSCKSKSFITKVMFISAVSRPIYDGNGTLLFDGKIGIFPFTFMDPAKRISKNRPAGTLETKSIASITKQVVKDMLISKILPAIKSKWPRNMSKNISIQQDNAKPRLRCTDQDFVNAATSDGFNIILTQQPPNSPDLNVLDLGFFRSIQTLQQRKRAKTVDQLVFNVIQAWDEEPPLSLDDVWLSLQALMLEVLKNKGHNDFKLSHLGKKAQRAAGTLPRNLDANQDIVMECLHELNAVGKDQGLEHILCTNGEKSKKSRCKSRHSYFVVKYLSYVLKSRSFGNVVNVYNGSIHIMECLHNKHQ, from the coding sequence ATGTCAAATGACATTCATATGGATGAGAAATGGTTTTACATTACACAAGACCAAGCCAAGTTTTTTCTTCTCATGGAAGAGATGCATCCATATAGGTCATGCAAAAGTAAGAGCTTCATTACCAAAGTCATGTTCATATCAGCAGTTTCAAGGCCAATATATGATGGAAATGGCACACTTCTTTTTGATGGAAAAATAGGAATCTTTCCCTTTACTTTCATGGATCCAGCAAAAAGAATTTCAAAAAACAGACCAGCTGGGACTTTGGAAACAAAGTCAATAGCATCCATTACTAAACAAGTAGTGAAAGATATGCTTATCTCAAAAATTCTTCCAGCCATTAAAAGCAAGTGGCCACGAAACATGTCAAAGAACATAAGCATCCAACAAGACAATGCAAAACCCCGTCTTAGGTGCACTGATCAAGATTTTGTTAATGCAGCTACATCAGATGGATTTAACATAATCTTGACTCAACAACCCCCCAACTCACCTGACTTGAATGTGCTAGACTTAGGATTTTTCAGGTCAATTCAAACACTACAGCAAAGGAAAAGGGCAAAAACTGTTGATCAATTAGTGTTCAATGTTATACAGGCTTGGGATGAAGAGCCTCCTTTAAGTCTAGATGATGTGTGGTTAAGTCTACAAGCACTAATGTTGGAAGTCTTAAAAAATAAGGGCCATAATGACTTCAAGTTATCACATTTAGGCAAGAAAGCACAAAGGGCAGCAGGTACATTGCCTAGAAATCTAGATGCAAATCAAGACATTGTAATGGAATGTCTCCATGAATTAAATGCAGTAGGGAAGGATCAAGGTTTAGAGCATATTCTTTGTACCAATGGCGAGAAATCAAAGAAATCTAGATGCAAATCAAGACATTCATATTTTGTTGTAAAATATTTAAGTTATGTACTGAAGTCACGGTCTTTTGGCAATGTAGTGAATGTTTATAATGGAAGCATTCATATTATGGAATGCTTACATAATAAACATCAGTGA